A stretch of Prunus dulcis chromosome 6, ALMONDv2, whole genome shotgun sequence DNA encodes these proteins:
- the LOC117631575 gene encoding heme-binding protein 2-like: protein MTKRPRLSMALLAIVVLPNFICVCNAIESPQYSVVHSESDFEIRLYRENSWMSAPVKDISFEKATRNGFHRLFQYIQGANLNFSRIAMTAPVLTSIVPGAGPLHSSAYFVRFYLPTKFQTTPPTPLPELSLEPYTWDSHYVAVRKFSGFARDTNIVQEAEKLATSLSRSPWANSTSEESSYAYSIAQYSSPFRIIGRVNEVWVDVNPSGLGGYKYSEIGTS from the exons ATGACGAAGAGGCCAAGGTTGTCAATGGCACTGCTAGCAATAGTGGTTCTGCCAAATTTTATATGTGTATGCAACGCGATTGAGTCACCACAGTACTCGGTGGTTCACTCAGAATCAGACTTTGAGATCAGACTTTACAGAGAGAACTCATGGATGTCTGCTCCTGTTAAAGATATCTCCTTTGAGAAGGCCACCAGAAATGGCTTCCACAG GCTGTTCCAGTACATCCAAGGTGccaatttgaatttctctcGAATTGCAATGACAGCTCCCGTGTTGACAAGCATAGTCCCAGGAGCTGGCCCCCTTCACTCATCGGCCTATTTTGTTAGATTCTACTTGCCTACAAAGTTCCAAACTACTCCACCCACACCTCTCCCTGAACTCAGCTTGGAACCCTATACCTGGGACAGTCATTATGTTGCTGTCAGGAAGTTCTCTGGATTTGCAAGAGATACTAACATAGTGCAAGAGGCAGAGAAGCTTGCCACCAGCTTGAGCAGGTCTCCATGGGCAAATTCTACATCAGAAGAAAGCAGCTATGCTTATTCAATCGCACAGTACAGCTCCCCATTCCGGATTATTGGGCGTGTGAATGAGGTTTGGGTGGATGTCAATCCATCTGGTTTGGGTGGCTATAAATACAGTGAAATAGGTACGTCCTGA